In Flavobacterium sp. GSB-24, the genomic window TTACGAATCAAGGATCTTCAGGAGAAAGTGCAGCAGAAACGGTGCATCTTAAAGACGGACCATGGCACGATAAGGAAAAAGAAAATAAAAATAATCCAGAAGGCAAGAGTATTAAAGAAGCTACCGATCCTTCAAAATTATTTAAATTTTAAAATAGTAAAGAACTAAATTATATAATTATGTCAAGAGAAAACTTCGATAATTACGATCAGGATGAACGTACCTATCACGCAGCAGATGATTCCATAAATTCAGAACTTATTGAGAAAAAGGATCCCGCCATCAACCAGCATGAAAATGATACCACGGGAATACATAGTGATGCTTCAAAACACCCTAACCCCCGTCCAGATGAACGAGATCCTGATGCTAACAGAAGAACCTTAGATGAAGAGAAGGCAGTTGAAGATGACGAAGATAATTAACCCTCCTTCTAAAAAGTTGTCTTATATAGCACAACAAAAAGATGTGAACATAAGATCCTGAAAAGAGTTTTGTACTTAAAACTACTGATTCTCTTCAGGATTTTTTATATGCCGTAAAAGCAATTATTTACCGTGATGATTCACATCAAATTAATTGCATAAATTTGTATGACAGACTTTTTGATCAGTCTGCTTAAAATAAAATAAATAGATCAAAAAAATTACCGTTTTAAAATGAATGACCCGATTCTAGATAATCTTAATCCTAACCAACTGCAGGCCGTTAAAACCACGGAAGGCTACGTACGCGTTATCGCTGGAGCAGGATCAGGAAAAACAAAGGCGCTGACTTCCCGATTTGCCTATATTGTAGACAGGCTGGGGATTAATTCTTCCAACATACTTTGCGTGACTTTTACCAATAAAGCCGCTCAGGAAATGAAAAAACGTGTCAAGGCTCTCATAGGAGATAACTATGATGTGAGTTTTATTACTACCTATCACGGTTTTTGCGTAAGATTCCTGCGCGAGGAAATCAACAAAATACATTATCCGAAGAATTTTATCATTTTGGATGCCGAAGATCAGAAAAGCATACTCAGGGATGTTTTCACGGAGCTTCAGATCAATTCGAAACACTTGACTTTTAAACAAGTTTTACGCTTTATATCTAAGCAGAAAAGCACTTCAAATTACCTTGGTTATATACTTGAAAACAAAAGCTTTGAGCCTGATGAGAGTGATTCGTTATCAAGCCGTGTTTTCCAAATATACCTTGACAAGCAAAAACGAAATTATGCATTGGATTTTGATGATCTCATACATTTCACGGCGTTCATTTTAGACAACAATCCTGATGTGCTTTTAAAGTGGCAGGAAAACCTGCACTATATTCAAGTTGATGAGGCACAGGACAGTTCTGAAAGCCAGTTTCATTTAGTTGAAATGCTCTCACGCGTACATCAGAACCTTTTTCTTGTTGGGGATCCAGATCAGACTATTTATGAATGGCGTGGAGCCAAACCTGAATATCTAGTGGAATTTGACACTATCTTTCCTGATACGCAGACCATCATTATGAATCGCAATTACCGCTCCACTCCTAATATCTTGAAGGTTGGTAATCATATCATCAAAAATAATACTATTAGGGTTGATAAGGATATGATCACCGATAAGCCCGAAGGCTTTGAAGTAGTGCATTTCCACGGAAAAAATGATTTTGAGGAGAGCCGCTGGATAGCTTCTGAAATAAAAGAAATATTGCAGTCCGAAGATGCTTCATACTCTGATATAACTATATTATACCGTTCCAACCACCTTTCCAGAAATATAGAGCAAGCACTTATAAAAGACAATATTCCTTATACCATTTTTGGAGGAATCCGTTTCTTTGAGAGAAAAGAGATAAAAGACGTCCTTTCGATGTTACGCCTTATTGTTCAGGGGGATAATTTTTCTTTTCTGCGCATGCACAATCAGCCCACAAGGGGTCTTGGCAAGAAATTTCTAGAAAGGCTTAGTCTTTTAGCCGGAGAGCAAAATCTCTCTCTGCTCCAGGCATTGGAAAAAAACATAGCCGATAAAGAACTCGCTAAAAAAGGTGCCGTAGATTTTCTGGCACTAATTAATGAACTTCGTGAAACTGCTAAAACCAAATCTATATCAGACCTGGTAAAAATCATACTGGATAAGAGCGGACTCTCTGATCTTTACCGAAAAGATGGTGATGAGGACAGGCTTGAAAATATTAAAGAACTTGTAAATTCAATGCTGCTCCTAGAAAAGGAAAATAATGCTCCTGTGAACATTGTTGAGTATCTGCAGGAAATTGCCTTGTATACAGATTTGGATGCCGATACCCAGCAGCAGGATAAGGTAAGACTTATGACCATTCATATTTCTAAAGGTCTTGAATTTCCTTATGTCTTTTTATGCGGCTTTACTGAAGGAATACTGCCGAGCGCTCTATCTATTAAAGAAAGAAGAAAACGTGCCATTGAGGAAGAACGAAGACTCATGTATGTGGCAGTTACACGCGCTGAGAAAAGATTTTATATGACTGATTCGGAGGGTTTTAATTTCACTACGGGCCTCAACAAATATCCTTCAAGGTTTCTCTTTGAAATCAGTGAGGAGTTTTATGTACGAAAAGGAAAACTTTCGCCAGAGATTATTCAAAACAATGAAACAAAATCCAATGTTTTACAAAGTGATACCCAAACAACATTTAAGGAGGGTGATCTGGTTATGCATCCGGTCTGGAATAAGGGGAAAGTAAAAACTGTAGATGTTGAAAAAACCCAATACATTGTGGAATTTGCTGCAATAGCAAAAGAAAAACCAATAGATTTCAGTTTTAAACACTTAACATCTATCGAAGATGCCAATACTGATGAAACTGCTGATTTTACTCCCCAAGACCTGCAACAACATTTAAAATCTACTCCAAATCCCTTTGAAAAAACAGAATCTGAGCCGAAGAAAAACGTATTTGAAAAAACACAGGATTCCAGCTTAAATGAGGATAAGGATAGCGGCGAAGAGGAAAAAAAATGGTGGAAACCCTGGAGTTAGGATTTAGTAATAAACGTAAAGCATGATTTTAGAATCTGAACTTTCGATTACTTTTTCCAGTCTTTTAAAAAATAAATCGCTTACCATTGGACAGCCGTGGCTATTAATGATGTAGTATTCTTTCTCTTCGTCAGGAACTTCTTTATAACGGTGCAATACTATTGCTCTTTTCATCGCATTGCTGTTGGTCTGATCCAGTCCGCTTAACCTGAAAGCCTTTCCAAAAACACCATTATATGGCTTCTCTACTCCGTAGCGTCCTAACGATGTGCAGTTAGAGTTTGGCGTATTGCTGAACTGCAAGATATCTCCTTTAATTCCAGTCTCCGATCCAGATCCGTGAGCAACAAGCCCTTGATCTAGTATCTTGTCATTTTGAAGGTCATATACAAAGAAACGATTTCTTCCTGATTTGATTTTCATATCCACAAGAAAAGCAATCTTATTGCTGTATCCACGGTTAGAAGCAGTAAAGGATTTGATTTCACTTACGTGCTCAGTAAGTCTTACAAATTCTACTTCCGTTAATATTTCCTTAGTATCCGCTCTATTGTAGGTAGTGAACGAACTTAAAGAAAAAAGCAGTGCCATTAAAAATATTCTCATATGCAGGCATTATATTAAGTTAAACAGCAGATTGGGGAACTATCAATCACTTTTGATGTTGCAAAATTATGATAAAATTTTACACTATTCCCATGTTTCTGATGTTAAATATATGATAAATATTTGAAATCATGCTAATTAGCTTCTATTTTTTTTCTTAAAATAAAAAATTATTAGGATAATCCAGAATTTCAGTATGTTTTTTGAAGTTAAATCTCTTTAATTTAAGAACATTCAAGTGTTGTCGGGGTATACATCTCTTTTATGATTTTTATTTTTCTTAGCAAATTAAACAAGGTCATATGGCAATTATATAAAGTTGTATAAAAACCTTATAATAAAAATAATAAGTGCTATTCTCAATTTTGATAAAATCAAATACTGCTAGCTTTTAATCATTAGTTATAATTAAAAAAGGAACTTAAATAATTCCCCTCCAATGATTATATCAAGAAATAAAATAAAAAAAAATCTACTGGTTTTGTACTTTGTACTTCCCGCGCTTGGCTTTGGGCAGGTGCAGGAGTATAGTCCAAAGATTGCACTAGCCGTGGAAACTTATGCTTTTTTAAAGGGCCGAAGCGCTGCACTTAAAAACATTGCCAAACAATTTCCTGCACTTAAAAGTGAAATTACAGCAGCAACAAAGAGCACAGCAGTTTTGTTTGCCCGAGCAGAACAAAATATAGAGCAGTTTCTGTCCAATGAATTACCTGAGGAAAGCTTCAATTCTTTAAAAAATCAACTTAATGCTATGCTTACCGAGCAGACAGAAAGACCTATTGAAAAGGAGCAGCATGCACGTGATTTTCTTGAAAAAATCAGTAGTAAATCGAGCACATTAAATACGCTTCAGTCAAAAGGAATTATTTCATTTGCTTATCATGATGTACCACACCAAGAAATTACAGATGGACATTTAAAAATTTTTACTACAAAAGATCATCCTAAGGCTGCAGAAACCGATCTGGAAATACCTATCCCTGCAAGCTGGCAGGCCCAAGAAGCAGAAATGACTCAAACTGTGCAGCAGTTTACGAGCTTTCACGGGAAAGGGATTGAAAAAATACTGCTAGTCATATATGATCTGCCTGCAGACCAAAATTTTAAATTGGATAAAAAATCAGTCTCAGAAATTATACCACCCCAGACTGAGCTGATTCGTACAGAAGCAATTAAAATTGACGGCAGACCTGCAATAATGGTTGAAGTAGAAGAAAACATACCTCACGAAAAAATAAAAATACGCATGCTACAGTTTATGTTTACCCAAGACCGAAAATTATACTGTATTCAAGGTAGTATCGGACCTGTAGAAAGCAATAAAAACCTTGACCTTCATATTAAAAAATATGAACCTCTCTTCCGCCTAATTGCCTCCAGAACACAAGTTGGAAAATAATTTACAATTTACAGCATAATTTAATTGTGCAAATGTCAATGGTGTAGCAGCTCAAAATCAATGAACTCTTACAAATAGGAGGAATTCAAATTTCAATCTAAAAGCAATTCCCTACATTACGTTATGACTCATCAGCTTTATAACTTCCTTCGTCTGGATATTTAATGCTTCCTTTTAATTCCTCAACGCGCGCGGGGTCAAATTCAGGCAGCTGAAGTTCATTATTATCTTTCCACTTTTTTACCTGTTTTAAAACTTCTGCTGTTTTTTCACTAGATAAAGCAGTATCGTTTGACATATATAATGTCTGAGAAGGGTAAGCTAAGGCAGTGCCGCTATTTTCGATTATATCCATCATACGCAATAACAGATCTTCTTGAACTTCTTGTGATTTATCAAAATTAACAGCTTCTATATATGCTGTAATTTCTACTTTCAAAGCATCGGCTGTTATTCCTGTAAATCGTACCACGGGAGGCGAATTGAGTACTGCCGGATGTGCATATAACAATGAACGGAGCTCTACCAGCAGATAGCGCATTTGGTCTGGAGCTGTATCCATCCTAAAATTAAAGATGGGATCAAAGATAAAGCGGTCACGGTGTGCAAAATTTTCTATTTTACTGGCCGATAATTGTCCATTGGGAAT contains:
- a CDS encoding UvrD-helicase domain-containing protein — encoded protein: MNDPILDNLNPNQLQAVKTTEGYVRVIAGAGSGKTKALTSRFAYIVDRLGINSSNILCVTFTNKAAQEMKKRVKALIGDNYDVSFITTYHGFCVRFLREEINKIHYPKNFIILDAEDQKSILRDVFTELQINSKHLTFKQVLRFISKQKSTSNYLGYILENKSFEPDESDSLSSRVFQIYLDKQKRNYALDFDDLIHFTAFILDNNPDVLLKWQENLHYIQVDEAQDSSESQFHLVEMLSRVHQNLFLVGDPDQTIYEWRGAKPEYLVEFDTIFPDTQTIIMNRNYRSTPNILKVGNHIIKNNTIRVDKDMITDKPEGFEVVHFHGKNDFEESRWIASEIKEILQSEDASYSDITILYRSNHLSRNIEQALIKDNIPYTIFGGIRFFERKEIKDVLSMLRLIVQGDNFSFLRMHNQPTRGLGKKFLERLSLLAGEQNLSLLQALEKNIADKELAKKGAVDFLALINELRETAKTKSISDLVKIILDKSGLSDLYRKDGDEDRLENIKELVNSMLLLEKENNAPVNIVEYLQEIALYTDLDADTQQQDKVRLMTIHISKGLEFPYVFLCGFTEGILPSALSIKERRKRAIEEERRLMYVAVTRAEKRFYMTDSEGFNFTTGLNKYPSRFLFEISEEFYVRKGKLSPEIIQNNETKSNVLQSDTQTTFKEGDLVMHPVWNKGKVKTVDVEKTQYIVEFAAIAKEKPIDFSFKHLTSIEDANTDETADFTPQDLQQHLKSTPNPFEKTESEPKKNVFEKTQDSSLNEDKDSGEEEKKWWKPWS
- a CDS encoding murein L,D-transpeptidase catalytic domain-containing protein, which codes for MRIFLMALLFSLSSFTTYNRADTKEILTEVEFVRLTEHVSEIKSFTASNRGYSNKIAFLVDMKIKSGRNRFFVYDLQNDKILDQGLVAHGSGSETGIKGDILQFSNTPNSNCTSLGRYGVEKPYNGVFGKAFRLSGLDQTNSNAMKRAIVLHRYKEVPDEEKEYYIINSHGCPMVSDLFFKRLEKVIESSDSKIMLYVYY